A single window of Tenericutes bacterium MZ-XQ DNA harbors:
- a CDS encoding lipid hydroperoxide peroxidase, translated as MKTFKGKPVTLIGDTKKVGDVAPDFKALNHKNEYVNLADFKSKYVILNVVPSLDTTVCDRQTRTVNQELSEIDDLTVLTISNDLPFAQARWCGNAGLENVITLSDYIELDFANKYGTYIKELRLQARSVFVLDQNRKIIYLEYVDEMSQHLNFDELLSFVKNLPKE; from the coding sequence ATGAAAACATTTAAAGGCAAACCTGTAACACTTATCGGTGATACAAAAAAAGTTGGAGATGTTGCTCCGGATTTCAAAGCTTTAAACCATAAAAATGAATATGTGAATTTAGCAGATTTTAAATCAAAGTACGTGATTTTAAATGTCGTACCGTCACTAGATACAACTGTATGTGACAGACAAACAAGAACAGTGAATCAAGAATTATCTGAAATTGATGATTTGACAGTGCTTACTATTTCTAATGATTTACCTTTTGCACAAGCAAGATGGTGTGGAAATGCAGGTTTAGAAAATGTGATTACATTAAGTGATTACATCGAACTTGATTTTGCAAACAAGTATGGAACTTATATCAAAGAACTTAGATTACAGGCGAGAAGTGTCTTCGTTTTAGACCAAAATCGTAAGATCATTTATCTTGAATATGTTGATGAAATGAGCCAACATCTAAACTTTGATGAACTGCTTAGCTTTGTTAAAAACTTACCGAAAGAATAA
- a CDS encoding DNA topoisomerase I, protein MSQKRLIIVESPSKSKTIASYVGNDVLVLSSKGHVRDLATSGKDGLGIDIENDFQPSYKVIPGKNTLVKELKSKAKGREVLIATDQDREGEAIGWHLAQILDLDPNENNRIVFREITKQAITEALNHPRKIDQDLVNSQEARRILDRIIGFKLSKLLQSKIKSKSAGRVQSVALKLIVDLEKEIDAFIPETYYEIEADFPHFKASYHIPGKKRLSKEEADQIVETSTNPFKVTDIKTKTSKRKSKPAFITSTLQQDAINNLYMSASRTMMVAQKLYEGIDIDGELVGLITYMRTDSNRLAQPFIDEANQHIESHYGKKYLGHYKTSTKENAQDAHEAIRPTSVHRTPEMMEAYLDKDEAKLYRRIYERAVASLMSDAVFESTKITLDSNGNIYHLDGSILVFDGHTRVFEEQKNKDKLLPKLELNQEVNAKKVISIEKVTTPPARYSEATLIKEMESLGIGRPSTYASIIQTLKHRAYVHMEHKRFVPTDQGKLTAKELDEFFHKIINVEYTSKMEKKLDEIAEAKESGVEIVSKFYHSFIPMVEHAQKHMKKIEPKMTDELCPKCGKPLVVRKSRYGEFIACSGFPKCRYIKNDDKQQDNNAK, encoded by the coding sequence ATGAGTCAAAAAAGATTAATCATTGTGGAATCTCCATCAAAATCAAAAACAATTGCAAGTTATGTAGGAAATGACGTGCTTGTTTTATCTTCAAAAGGACATGTGAGAGATTTAGCAACTTCTGGGAAAGATGGATTAGGCATTGATATCGAAAATGATTTTCAGCCAAGCTATAAAGTTATTCCAGGTAAAAACACATTAGTAAAAGAACTAAAATCTAAAGCTAAGGGTCGTGAAGTTTTAATTGCAACCGACCAGGATCGAGAAGGAGAAGCCATTGGTTGGCATCTTGCTCAAATTCTTGATTTAGATCCAAATGAAAACAACCGTATTGTCTTTAGAGAAATTACGAAGCAAGCAATTACTGAAGCTTTAAATCATCCAAGAAAAATTGATCAAGACTTAGTGAACTCTCAAGAAGCAAGACGTATATTAGATCGTATTATCGGCTTTAAGCTATCAAAATTACTACAATCAAAGATCAAATCTAAATCTGCAGGACGTGTACAAAGCGTTGCTTTAAAACTTATTGTTGATTTAGAAAAGGAAATTGATGCTTTTATTCCTGAAACTTACTATGAAATAGAAGCTGATTTCCCACATTTTAAGGCATCTTATCATATCCCTGGTAAAAAAAGATTATCTAAAGAAGAAGCAGATCAAATTGTAGAAACATCTACAAATCCATTTAAAGTTACAGATATAAAAACAAAAACTTCAAAAAGAAAATCTAAACCAGCATTTATTACATCAACATTACAACAAGATGCAATCAATAACTTATACATGAGTGCAAGTAGAACAATGATGGTTGCTCAAAAACTTTATGAAGGTATTGATATTGATGGTGAACTTGTAGGGTTAATTACTTATATGCGTACAGATTCAAACAGATTAGCTCAACCATTTATTGATGAAGCTAATCAACACATTGAATCACATTACGGTAAAAAATACTTAGGACATTATAAAACATCAACGAAAGAAAATGCACAAGATGCACATGAAGCCATCAGACCTACATCAGTACATCGAACACCAGAAATGATGGAAGCATATCTTGATAAAGATGAAGCTAAGTTATATAGAAGAATCTATGAAAGAGCAGTAGCATCACTCATGAGTGATGCAGTATTCGAAAGTACAAAGATTACTTTAGACTCAAATGGCAATATTTACCATTTAGATGGTTCTATCTTAGTCTTTGATGGTCACACAAGAGTTTTTGAAGAACAAAAAAATAAAGATAAACTCTTACCTAAATTAGAACTGAATCAAGAAGTGAACGCAAAAAAAGTTATCTCTATTGAGAAAGTCACAACACCTCCAGCAAGGTATTCAGAAGCAACACTGATTAAGGAAATGGAATCACTCGGTATTGGTCGACCATCAACATATGCATCGATTATTCAAACACTAAAGCATAGAGCATATGTTCATATGGAACATAAACGATTTGTACCTACAGATCAAGGTAAACTAACTGCAAAGGAATTAGATGAATTTTTCCATAAAATCATAAATGTTGAATACACATCAAAAATGGAAAAGAAATTAGATGAGATTGCTGAAGCTAAAGAATCTGGTGTTGAGATTGTATCTAAGTTTTATCACAGTTTCATTCCAATGGTTGAACATGCTCAAAAGCATATGAAAAAAATTGAACCTAAGATGACTGATGAGCTGTGTCCAAAATGTGGTAAGCCATTGGTGGTAAGAAAATCTAGATATGGTGAGTTTATTGCCTGCAGCGGTTTTCCAAAGTGTAGATACATTAAAAATGACGACAAACAACAAGATAACAACGCAAAATAA
- a CDS encoding ribonuclease HII, translating to MTEYNLYHYEDALYDKGVKYIAGIDEAGRGPLAGPVVAAAVILKKGAKLKLVDDSKKLTEKQREKALEEIKAHALAIGIGIASVDEIDRINIYRAAREAMYSAIKQLKIKPEFLLIDAMPMEIDIPSESIIKGDQKSISIAAASIIAKTTRDQYMIEMDKIFPKYNFKQHKGYGTKEHIELIKKYGYTPIHRKSYEPIKTMIKEEMRKKYEDHTLFG from the coding sequence TTGACAGAATATAATTTATATCATTACGAAGACGCTTTATATGATAAAGGTGTTAAATATATTGCTGGTATTGATGAAGCAGGCAGAGGACCTTTAGCAGGACCAGTGGTTGCTGCTGCAGTTATTTTAAAAAAAGGAGCGAAACTAAAACTCGTTGATGACTCCAAAAAATTAACCGAGAAACAAAGAGAAAAAGCACTTGAAGAGATCAAAGCGCATGCACTTGCCATAGGTATAGGCATTGCATCTGTTGATGAAATTGATCGTATTAACATTTATAGAGCAGCAAGAGAAGCTATGTATTCTGCAATAAAGCAATTAAAAATAAAACCTGAATTCTTACTTATTGATGCAATGCCAATGGAAATAGATATTCCTAGTGAATCCATCATAAAGGGCGACCAAAAATCCATAAGTATTGCTGCAGCATCTATTATTGCAAAAACCACAAGAGATCAGTACATGATTGAAATGGATAAAATATTCCCTAAATATAATTTTAAACAGCATAAAGGGTATGGCACAAAAGAGCATATCGAACTCATAAAAAAATATGGATATACACCAATCCATAGAAAATCATATGAACCTATCAAAACAATGATCAAAGAAGAAATGAGAAAAAAGTATGAAGATCATACACTTTTTGGATGA
- a CDS encoding dephospho-CoA kinase, with amino-acid sequence MSAHHAKPKPYIIGLTGGIASGKTTASKYFQEKGLTVIDSDQIVKKLWNENEEMIQKAESLFGFAIRTKVDKKKLSQLIFNDKRLRLKLNDIIHPYVYNEIHKFIESHEEKHLFVIDMPLLFEVGYEKKCNVTCLVYVNRSIQIDRLMKRDSLSQNEAEKRIDAQLDIEEKKVKADVIFDNQLDLNYLYYQIDQFIRGLEDEK; translated from the coding sequence ATGTCTGCCCATCATGCCAAACCTAAACCGTATATCATTGGACTTACCGGTGGTATCGCTTCAGGTAAAACAACTGCATCAAAGTATTTTCAAGAAAAAGGCTTAACAGTGATTGATAGTGATCAAATTGTTAAAAAACTGTGGAATGAAAACGAAGAAATGATTCAAAAAGCTGAATCACTTTTTGGCTTTGCTATTAGAACAAAAGTAGATAAAAAGAAGTTAAGTCAACTGATATTTAATGATAAAAGACTTAGGCTAAAACTAAATGATATCATCCATCCTTATGTATATAATGAGATTCATAAATTTATAGAATCACATGAAGAAAAACATTTATTTGTTATCGATATGCCACTTTTATTTGAAGTGGGATATGAAAAGAAATGTAATGTTACTTGTTTAGTCTATGTGAATCGATCGATTCAAATCGATCGCTTGATGAAAAGAGATAGTTTGTCACAAAATGAAGCAGAAAAACGCATAGATGCACAATTAGACATTGAAGAAAAGAAAGTAAAAGCAGATGTCATATTTGATAATCAATTGGATCTTAACTATCTATATTATCAAATCGATCAGTTTATTAGAGGGTTAGAAGATGAGAAATAG
- a CDS encoding signal recognition particle-docking protein FtsY, whose product MGLFKKLFGKKQKNDKYALGLHKTKENLGDLKQILSESKVINDDLFDALEDIFIQADIGVDTVVYFIESLRADVENKHITDPNDLAEMIVDKMFEIYLKGELLNTELNYDEGELNVYLFVGVNGVGKTTTIGKLAKQLQNEGKKVMMVAGDTFRAGAIEQLKIWGQRSGTFVFSKGEGSDPSSVIYDAIELAKKEKYDIILCDTAGRLQTKVNLMKELEKMKRVIQKTLPNAPQETLLVIDATTGQNGMRQAEVFKEATDVSGIILTKLDGTAKGGIVLAIRHLYDLPIKYVGLGEKIDDLVYFDIEQYIYGLFEDFF is encoded by the coding sequence ATGGGATTATTTAAAAAGTTATTTGGAAAAAAACAAAAAAATGATAAATATGCTCTGGGGTTACATAAAACAAAAGAAAACCTTGGAGATCTAAAACAAATATTAAGTGAATCTAAAGTCATTAACGATGACCTTTTTGATGCACTTGAAGATATTTTTATTCAAGCTGATATTGGTGTTGATACAGTAGTTTATTTTATTGAATCATTAAGAGCTGATGTTGAAAACAAGCACATCACAGATCCTAATGATCTTGCAGAAATGATCGTTGATAAGATGTTTGAAATTTATCTTAAAGGCGAACTCTTAAACACAGAATTAAACTATGATGAAGGTGAACTTAATGTTTATCTTTTTGTAGGTGTTAATGGTGTAGGTAAAACAACAACTATCGGTAAACTGGCTAAACAACTTCAAAATGAAGGTAAAAAAGTGATGATGGTTGCTGGTGACACATTTAGAGCTGGTGCTATCGAACAACTTAAGATTTGGGGTCAAAGAAGTGGCACATTTGTATTTTCTAAAGGCGAAGGTAGTGATCCATCCAGTGTGATTTATGATGCGATTGAACTTGCTAAAAAGGAGAAATACGATATTATTTTGTGTGATACAGCAGGACGATTACAAACAAAAGTCAACTTGATGAAAGAACTAGAAAAGATGAAAAGAGTCATTCAAAAGACTTTACCTAATGCACCACAAGAAACACTTTTAGTAATTGATGCAACAACAGGTCAAAATGGTATGCGTCAAGCTGAAGTTTTTAAAGAAGCAACCGATGTGTCTGGGATTATCTTAACAAAACTAGATGGTACAGCAAAAGGCGGTATCGTTTTAGCAATTAGACACTTATATGATTTGCCGATTAAATACGTAGGATTAGGTGAAAAAATAGATGATTTAGTCTATTTTGATATTGAACAATATATCTATGGTTTATTTGAAGATTTCTTCTAA
- a CDS encoding DNA-formamidopyrimidine glycosylase — MPELPEVETVRRTLLLKLKDQVIADTLIRYPNIIKTELKDFKHTLINQTIHDIKRMGKYLIFILDHHVVIMHLRMEGKFFIKTTEPYDKHEHIIFTFKSGLQLRYHDVRKFGTMHVLPLETYLNEYPLNELGLEPKDLNPKDFYAKIHKSERPIKASLLDQHIISGLGNIYVDETLFLAKIHPVRKSKSITKKDAEKLILAATSVLEKAVQLGGTTIRSYTSSLGVHGRFQNELNVHTKKGEPCPICGTTIIKIKVAGRGSYVCPSCQT, encoded by the coding sequence ATGCCAGAACTTCCAGAAGTAGAAACTGTAAGGCGTACCTTACTTTTGAAATTAAAAGACCAAGTGATTGCTGATACCTTAATCAGATATCCAAATATTATTAAAACTGAACTTAAAGATTTTAAGCATACATTAATCAATCAAACCATACACGATATCAAGCGTATGGGGAAATATTTGATATTTATATTAGATCATCATGTGGTAATCATGCATTTAAGAATGGAAGGTAAATTTTTCATTAAAACAACTGAACCTTATGATAAACATGAGCATATCATCTTTACATTTAAAAGTGGATTACAACTAAGATATCATGATGTTAGGAAGTTTGGTACGATGCATGTCCTACCTTTAGAGACATACTTAAATGAATATCCATTAAATGAGTTAGGTTTAGAACCTAAAGATTTGAATCCTAAAGATTTTTATGCTAAGATCCATAAATCAGAAAGACCGATCAAAGCAAGTCTCCTTGATCAACATATCATCAGTGGTCTTGGAAATATATATGTCGATGAAACTTTGTTTCTTGCAAAGATCCATCCAGTAAGAAAATCAAAAAGTATTACGAAAAAAGATGCTGAAAAACTCATATTAGCAGCAACATCTGTTTTAGAAAAAGCAGTTCAACTTGGAGGAACAACCATAAGATCATATACATCATCTTTAGGTGTACATGGTCGATTTCAAAATGAGCTTAATGTGCACACAAAAAAGGGTGAACCTTGCCCGATTTGTGGCACAACAATCATAAAAATTAAAGTAGCAGGACGTGGTTCTTATGTCTGCCCATCATGCCAAACCTAA
- a CDS encoding signal recognition particle protein encodes MAENSLSSRLQMAMRRITGRGFLTEKDIDEMMREVRLSLLEADVNFKVVKQFINHVKEQAVGEKILKGLNPGQQVVKIVHDELKRVMGDEAEGIRYNINGITTIMTIGLQGTGKTTAIGKLGVYIRKAEKKKVLFIAADVYRPAAIDQLVTIGKQIDIEVYEEGLIDARTIVKNGLQYAKEHKFDVVIIDTAGRLHIDENMMQELLDVKKIANPNEILLTVDAMTGQDAANVAKSFHDQLNATGAILTKMDGDTRGGAALSIKEVSGIPIKFSSTGEKMDAFEVFHPERMAQRILGMGDVLTLIEKATDAIDEDEAKNMMEKLMSDTFNYNDLLKQFKMIKRMGSMSKILGFMPGMGKIKDAASNIDDKQFEKMGVLITSMTEKERKDPTLIDQSSRRRERIAKGAGMSVAELNRLRQALDAQKKMMKKMMHMDERQLESLSKNPTQAFQNQKQKKGKGKGKGQFRIR; translated from the coding sequence ATGGCAGAAAATTCATTATCTTCGAGATTACAAATGGCAATGCGCAGAATCACTGGTCGAGGTTTTTTAACAGAAAAAGATATCGATGAGATGATGCGCGAAGTAAGGTTATCTCTTCTTGAAGCAGATGTTAATTTTAAAGTTGTTAAACAATTTATTAATCACGTCAAAGAACAAGCTGTTGGTGAAAAAATCTTAAAAGGGCTAAATCCAGGTCAGCAAGTTGTTAAAATTGTTCATGATGAGCTAAAACGCGTCATGGGTGATGAAGCTGAAGGTATTAGATATAATATCAACGGTATTACAACGATTATGACGATTGGTCTTCAAGGGACTGGTAAAACAACAGCAATTGGAAAACTTGGTGTTTATATAAGAAAGGCTGAGAAGAAAAAGGTCTTGTTTATTGCTGCAGACGTTTATCGTCCAGCTGCTATTGATCAGTTAGTAACGATTGGTAAACAAATTGATATTGAAGTTTATGAAGAAGGCTTAATTGATGCAAGAACCATTGTAAAAAATGGCCTTCAATATGCTAAAGAACATAAATTTGATGTTGTGATTATCGATACAGCAGGACGTTTGCATATCGATGAGAATATGATGCAAGAGTTACTTGATGTAAAGAAAATCGCAAATCCTAATGAAATACTACTTACAGTAGATGCAATGACCGGTCAAGATGCAGCAAATGTTGCTAAAAGTTTTCATGATCAGTTAAATGCTACAGGTGCAATATTAACCAAAATGGATGGTGACACACGAGGTGGTGCTGCATTATCTATTAAAGAGGTATCAGGTATTCCTATTAAGTTCTCATCAACAGGTGAGAAAATGGATGCATTTGAAGTCTTTCACCCAGAACGTATGGCTCAAAGAATTCTTGGTATGGGTGATGTCTTAACATTAATCGAAAAAGCAACAGATGCAATTGATGAAGATGAAGCTAAAAACATGATGGAAAAACTCATGAGTGATACATTTAACTATAATGACTTGTTAAAACAATTCAAAATGATTAAGCGTATGGGTTCAATGAGTAAAATCTTAGGGTTTATGCCAGGCATGGGTAAAATCAAAGATGCAGCTTCTAACATAGATGATAAACAATTCGAAAAAATGGGTGTATTAATTACTTCCATGACTGAAAAAGAACGTAAAGATCCAACTTTAATCGATCAAAGTTCAAGACGTAGAGAAAGAATTGCTAAAGGTGCAGGCATGAGTGTTGCCGAACTTAACCGTTTAAGACAAGCATTAGATGCACAAAAGAAGATGATGAAAAAAATGATGCATATGGATGAAAGACAACTAGAAAGCTTATCAAAAAATCCTACTCAAGCTTTTCAAAATCAGAAACAGAAAAAGGGAAAAGGTAAAGGAAAGGGTCAATTTAGGATACGTTGA
- a CDS encoding DNA polymerase I gives MKKITLIDGNSILFRAYYATAYPSAKLMQSSKGTYTNAVFAFVGMFEKIVTNETEHVLVAFDTKEPTKRHLAYEGYKAGRQKMPEELAEQIPLVNQYIELNGVTAYSKAGYEADDIIGTLAKEASQKGYHVDVYSSDKDLLQLVDDQITVHLLKKGMKEVHDFDPKLLKETYDLTHHQMIDLKALMGDPSDNIPGVPGVGEKTAIKLLKEYETLENILEHQDDIKGKLGERIREHRDSAIMSKDLVTIQLDCDIDYHVENIDKKPAKTDELIRFYQDLDLHVFVRKMEEPVQQEDTNWSYQEIEDEKTLESILNQDLAVHFEFSDYNYHKAELWGVGLSDGKNHYVIHPDVALSSINFQMYLADDRYQKYVYDLKATKVYLLWQGLNISHVSFDLLLAAYLINSHLGKEEFKRIVSNFHYEDIQYDETIYGRGAKKGLPEKEIYYRHIASKAKAIYLLKDKLIKELKDQEQFHLLIDIELPLSHVLAEMEYEGLSVDQNELKIQKEDLNERIGILEKDIIKLAGKDFNVSSPKQLGEILFEDLNLPNGKKTKTGYSTNVDVLNKLKGKHPIIEKILDYRQLSKLYSTYIIGLEQNLFDDGKVHTIYNQALTTTGRLSSLDPNLQNIPIRTEEGRQIRKIFISKNDTYFLGADYSQIELRVLASMADVKKLIEAFNEQKDIHTKTAQEIFHKEDITPEQRRAAKAVNFGIIYGIGAWSLAEDIDVSAKEAQRFIDDYLNLYPEIKKYMEDIVDYAKEHEYVETIMHRRRYIPELKSSVYTQRAFGERTALNAPIQGSAADILKKAMVDLYNYLKKEKKKSKILLQVHDELILEVPEDELEEMKEIVPSMMKKAVELKVELETSCDVGKTWYDLK, from the coding sequence ATGAAGAAGATTACACTAATCGATGGTAATTCCATACTATTTAGAGCTTATTATGCAACGGCTTATCCAAGCGCTAAACTGATGCAATCATCCAAGGGAACATACACAAATGCTGTGTTTGCTTTTGTAGGTATGTTTGAAAAAATAGTGACAAATGAAACCGAGCATGTTTTAGTTGCTTTTGATACGAAAGAACCTACCAAAAGACACCTTGCCTACGAAGGATATAAAGCAGGTAGACAAAAAATGCCTGAAGAATTAGCAGAGCAAATTCCTTTGGTTAATCAGTATATTGAACTCAACGGTGTAACTGCCTATTCCAAAGCTGGATATGAAGCTGATGATATCATTGGAACACTTGCGAAAGAAGCAAGCCAAAAGGGATATCATGTTGATGTATACTCTAGTGATAAGGATTTACTTCAATTGGTTGATGATCAAATCACTGTTCATCTACTCAAAAAAGGCATGAAAGAAGTTCATGACTTTGACCCTAAATTATTAAAAGAAACATATGATTTAACGCATCATCAAATGATTGATTTAAAAGCACTCATGGGTGATCCATCAGATAATATTCCTGGAGTTCCAGGTGTTGGTGAGAAAACTGCGATTAAACTCTTAAAAGAATACGAAACGTTAGAAAATATATTAGAGCATCAAGACGACATCAAAGGAAAACTTGGTGAACGTATCAGAGAACATAGAGATAGCGCAATTATGAGTAAGGATCTAGTGACGATTCAACTCGATTGTGATATTGATTACCATGTAGAAAATATTGATAAAAAACCTGCGAAAACAGATGAACTCATCCGTTTTTATCAAGACTTAGATCTCCATGTTTTTGTTAGAAAAATGGAAGAACCTGTTCAACAAGAAGATACCAACTGGAGTTATCAAGAAATTGAAGATGAAAAAACACTGGAATCTATTTTGAATCAAGATTTGGCTGTTCATTTTGAATTTAGTGATTACAACTACCATAAAGCAGAACTCTGGGGTGTTGGACTTTCAGATGGAAAAAACCATTATGTGATTCATCCGGATGTTGCCTTATCATCTATCAATTTCCAAATGTATTTAGCTGATGATAGATATCAAAAATATGTTTATGACTTAAAAGCGACCAAAGTATATCTTTTATGGCAAGGTTTAAACATATCTCATGTATCTTTTGATCTTTTACTTGCAGCATATTTAATTAATTCACATTTAGGAAAAGAAGAGTTTAAAAGAATTGTCTCTAATTTTCATTATGAAGATATTCAATATGATGAAACGATCTATGGTAGAGGAGCTAAAAAAGGGTTACCTGAAAAAGAAATTTATTATAGACATATTGCATCAAAAGCAAAAGCGATATATTTATTAAAAGATAAACTCATTAAAGAGTTGAAAGATCAAGAACAATTCCATTTATTAATAGACATAGAGTTACCCTTATCACACGTTCTAGCAGAAATGGAATATGAAGGACTGAGTGTCGATCAAAATGAGCTTAAAATCCAAAAAGAAGATCTAAATGAGCGTATTGGTATACTAGAAAAAGATATTATTAAACTTGCTGGTAAAGATTTTAATGTCTCAAGTCCAAAACAGTTAGGTGAAATCCTATTTGAAGACTTAAATCTTCCAAATGGAAAGAAAACAAAGACTGGATATTCAACAAACGTTGATGTTTTAAATAAACTTAAAGGTAAACACCCAATCATTGAAAAAATTCTTGATTATAGACAACTATCCAAACTATATTCGACTTACATCATTGGTCTAGAACAGAATTTATTTGATGATGGTAAAGTTCATACAATCTACAACCAAGCTTTAACAACCACTGGAAGATTATCATCTTTAGACCCTAATTTGCAAAACATTCCGATTAGAACTGAAGAAGGTAGACAAATTAGAAAAATATTCATCTCTAAAAATGATACTTACTTTTTAGGTGCTGACTACTCACAAATTGAACTTCGAGTTTTAGCATCAATGGCTGATGTTAAGAAATTAATTGAAGCATTTAATGAGCAAAAAGACATTCATACTAAGACAGCTCAAGAAATCTTCCATAAAGAGGATATAACGCCTGAACAAAGAAGAGCCGCAAAAGCGGTTAATTTTGGAATCATTTATGGGATTGGTGCTTGGAGTTTAGCTGAAGATATTGATGTTTCTGCTAAAGAAGCTCAACGGTTTATTGATGATTATTTAAATCTATATCCTGAAATCAAAAAATACATGGAAGATATCGTTGACTATGCAAAAGAACATGAATATGTTGAAACCATCATGCATAGAAGAAGATATATCCCTGAACTTAAATCAAGTGTATATACACAAAGAGCTTTTGGCGAAAGAACAGCATTAAATGCACCTATTCAAGGCAGTGCAGCAGATATCTTGAAAAAAGCAATGGTGGATTTATACAATTACCTAAAAAAAGAAAAGAAAAAATCAAAAATATTATTACAAGTTCACGATGAGCTCATCTTAGAAGTTCCAGAAGATGAACTTGAAGAAATGAAAGAGATTGTACCAAGTATGATGAAAAAAGCAGTTGAACTTAAAGTTGAACTTGAAACATCATGTGATGTTGGTAAAACTTGGTATGATTTAAAATAG
- a CDS encoding ribosome biogenesis GTPase YlqF → MDKKLTEKQIQWYPGHMFKSFREIKEKLKLMDMVMILLDARLPISSMNPEILKTVKNKPILLLFNKMDLADSTILNKHMSYYQSLGYEGIKIDAQSQINTKKIYDRAKLVLKEKLDREKAKGLKPRPIRTMILGIPNVGKSTLINALSQKKATKTGNKPGVTKAQQWIKLGDNFELLDTPGVLWPKFEDKKVGYHLAITGAIKDDIIPIDDVCHYAMDFLKAHYPKRLLERYEIPLDMYDYVEMLDHIGSKRGALLKGSEIDYDRVYHTILTDIRNKQLGGLSFDRI, encoded by the coding sequence ATGGATAAAAAATTAACAGAAAAACAAATCCAGTGGTATCCAGGACATATGTTTAAGTCTTTTCGAGAAATCAAAGAAAAGCTTAAACTGATGGATATGGTTATGATTTTGTTAGATGCAAGACTGCCTATATCATCCATGAATCCTGAAATTTTAAAAACAGTGAAAAACAAACCCATTCTATTATTGTTTAATAAAATGGATTTGGCAGATTCAACTATTCTAAATAAACACATGAGTTATTATCAATCTTTAGGTTACGAAGGTATAAAAATTGATGCTCAATCACAAATCAATACAAAAAAAATATATGATCGGGCCAAACTAGTGTTAAAAGAAAAATTAGATCGTGAAAAAGCAAAAGGCCTTAAACCAAGACCGATAAGAACGATGATATTAGGTATACCAAATGTAGGTAAATCAACCCTTATTAATGCACTATCACAAAAAAAGGCAACAAAGACTGGTAATAAACCAGGTGTTACTAAAGCACAACAATGGATAAAATTAGGTGATAATTTTGAACTGTTAGATACACCGGGTGTACTATGGCCTAAGTTTGAAGATAAAAAAGTAGGGTATCATTTAGCGATTACTGGAGCAATCAAGGATGATATCATTCCTATTGATGATGTGTGTCATTATGCAATGGATTTTTTAAAAGCACATTATCCTAAACGCTTACTAGAAAGATACGAAATTCCTCTTGATATGTATGATTATGTGGAAATGTTAGATCATATCGGAAGTAAGAGAGGAGCGCTTTTAAAAGGTAGTGAAATCGATTATGATAGAGTCTATCATACCATCTTAACTGATATTAGAAATAAGCAGCTGGGAGGATTATCATTTGACAGAATATAA